The genomic region CGAACACGACGTGCGCACCCGGGTAGGGCTGATCACTACGGATGCAGCCCTAGCCGAGGCCGTTATGGCACAAGTCGAGGCGCAGATGGCCACCTTGTCCACCGCGCATGTCGCAGGCCCCGCGTGGCGCGACATGGGTGAGATCGCCATTGCCGCGGATGAAGCCGCAATGATCGCCTATTCCGATTTCATCGCCGCCGAACATCTGCAGGTTCATACCGCTGACCCGCATGCGACAGCAAAACGGCTGCGCAACTATGGCTCGCTGTTCATCGGGGAACTGGCGAGTGTGGTCTATTCGGACAAATGCTCGGGCACCAACCATACGCTGCCGACCATGGCGGCGGGCCGCTATACGGGCGGGCTCTGGGTCGGCGCCTATGTGAAGATCGCCACGCATCAGTGGCTGGACGAACGCGGTGTCGCCGCAGTGGGACCGCCGGCCGCCCGGCAAAGTGCCAGCGAGGGGCTGGAGGGCCATCGCCGTGCCGCACAGCTGCGGCTGGATCGGCTGCAAGCGCGCTAAGGCCGTGCAGCGGGGGCGCTGTCGTCAGTCAGTGCCCCCGCTAGGCAGCACCCTTGTGCAGCAGGATCTGCTTCCAGACCGCCGTCTCGTCATAAAGCGTATACTCCCGCCGCAGGCCCCAAGGTCCGAACTCGGCGTGGCTGATGCCAAGGATGTAGACTTCGGCCCCCGACGGTGCACCAAACGCGCCGGGTCCTGCGTGTTTGCCATGCAGGCTCCACCGGACGGCACTGCGGGGCGGCATCTTTGGATCGTCGCGGCCGATCTGATGGTCGATTGTGAACACGGCATCCGGAAAGGCCGCGCGGAGCGTCATCCAGAACCGGTCGGCGGCGGCGTGGCTGTGGCCGGTCACACCGCCCGGATACTCAAGCTGCGCGGCCCGATCATAGGCCTGCGGGATGACCGAAAAATCTGCCGCCATGATGCGACGCAGGATATCGGCGTGGGTCTCGCCCCACTCATTGGTATTGCCCCTGCCTTTGTAGGGGCCGGGACGATCCGTCTCGGGCGTGAGCGGGCGGACACAGGCCTCGGGCTCGCCTTCGCGCGCGATCTGATCGCGCGCAAAGGTTTCCGGGTCCAGCCCCATCTGGCGAACGATTGCCCCCTGGTCGCGGATCAGCCATTCGTCATTGATCTGGTTGGCAATCGCATGGCAGTCGGCGATGATCCGGTAGGTCAGCTTTCGCCCGGTCGCCTTGCCATAGGCGCCATCACCCAGATGGGTTGCCGTCGAAAGCAGCCGATGCGACGACAGCATCCCATCTTCCGGCGTGCCCGACCAGATCACATCCTCGCCCAGAAGGGTACGGTCCGGAAACTCGGCCAAGGTGGCCATCGTCGCGGCAATGACCGATCCGTTGCCCACAACGACTGAAGACGGGGATCGTACCACGATGTCCGGGCTGTAATAGCGGTGCAGCGTATGCAGCCCGCGATCTTCCCAGATCTCCTTGGTGATCCCGATGATGTAATCGGGAAAGTCACGGAACTTGGCATCAAAGCCTTGCATGGGATCACTCCGGTTTGCGGGCAGAGGCGCGGACGATCAGCGGACCGTCAATCCGGACCTTGCTGGGGGCGGTGTCGGGATTTTCGATCTGGTCCAGCAGGGCATGAACCGTCGCCTCGACCATGCGGTTGACCGGCTGGCGGATCGTGGTCAGGTCATAGGCCGGCCAAGCCGCGAGAGGGACATCATCATATCCCACGATCGACACGTCGTCCGGCACCGAAAGGCCCAGATCAAAGCGCAGGGCATCCATGACGGCAAAGGCCATGTGGTCGTTGCCGACAAAGATC from Tabrizicola piscis harbors:
- a CDS encoding ester cyclase, which produces MQGFDAKFRDFPDYIIGITKEIWEDRGLHTLHRYYSPDIVVRSPSSVVVGNGSVIAATMATLAEFPDRTLLGEDVIWSGTPEDGMLSSHRLLSTATHLGDGAYGKATGRKLTYRIIADCHAIANQINDEWLIRDQGAIVRQMGLDPETFARDQIAREGEPEACVRPLTPETDRPGPYKGRGNTNEWGETHADILRRIMAADFSVIPQAYDRAAQLEYPGGVTGHSHAAADRFWMTLRAAFPDAVFTIDHQIGRDDPKMPPRSAVRWSLHGKHAGPGAFGAPSGAEVYILGISHAEFGPWGLRREYTLYDETAVWKQILLHKGAA